A genomic segment from Necator americanus strain Aroian chromosome III, whole genome shotgun sequence encodes:
- a CDS encoding hypothetical protein (NECATOR_CHRIII.G9688.T1), with protein sequence MPGGGHRMTREGVSVGAHIQGESLDDGSGGSRNAEWEIVVAAIETKKKMRSCCVRVCANVSYAENRRRDDGSSDRSRR encoded by the coding sequence ATGCCAGGTGGTGGTCATCGAATGACGAGAGAAGGTGTCTCAGTTGGAGCTCATATCCAGGGGGAATCCTTGGATGATGGTAGCGGTGGCTCGAGGAATGCGGAATGGGAGATTGTTGTAGCGGCGATCGAGACGAAAAAGAAGATGCGATCGTgttgtgtacgtgtgtgtgcaAATGTGAGCTATGCGGAAAATCGCCGCCGCGATGACGGCAGCAGCGATCGTTCGCGGCGAtga